One window of Methanocaldococcus sp. genomic DNA carries:
- the lonB gene encoding ATP-dependent protease LonB has product MFSIKFKTTEELPEPSPRLIDQVIGQDEAVRIILSAVKNKRNVILLGEPGVGKSMIVKAVGEILQDFGDFTPYYVIAKPNLKNMERPIVEVIDGEYKEDTKEIPKIDLKTSNPMTLILIMVGAILLSQYFLKSMPENYLLAAVTVTSLIVLIFGFVIILTSLMGASRSSMSNTLSPMDLKPVLLYECKKRPLVRASAYNVTRLLGDIKHCPLGGRPPLGTPPHKRIILGAIHEAHRGILYVDEIKTMPLEVQDYILTALQDKCLPISGRNPNSSGATVETNPIPCDFILIMSGNMDDVYNLRAPLLDRIDYKIVLKNKMDNTLENRDKILQFIVQEIKNNNLNPMTYDGCCEVVKIAQYLAGSKDKLTLRLRLLANIIKMANDIAMGKEIEELLGNFDEKGNYNPETKKDEHKKVYITAEHIRKVFESGIYSMEKQVAINYIKNFKRYKHIVPNDTPKVGVVYGLAVIGVGGIGDVTKIIVQILDSKNPGTHLLNISGDIAKHSITLASALSKKLVSDGKLPLPKKDIDLNNKEIYIQFSQSYSKIDGDSATAAVCLAIISALLNIPLKQDFAITGSLDLNGNVLAIGGVNEKIEAAKKYGFKRVIIPEANLIDVIDSEGIEIIPVKTLDEIIPLVFDLDSIKNTKTEISKIAK; this is encoded by the coding sequence ATGTTTTCAATAAAATTTAAAACTACGGAAGAATTGCCTGAACCCTCCCCAAGACTTATTGATCAGGTTATTGGACAAGATGAAGCCGTTAGGATTATTTTGTCAGCAGTTAAAAATAAAAGAAATGTTATTTTATTAGGAGAACCGGGAGTTGGAAAATCAATGATTGTAAAGGCAGTTGGAGAAATTCTACAAGATTTTGGAGATTTTACCCCTTACTATGTAATAGCAAAACCTAATTTAAAAAATATGGAGAGACCTATTGTAGAAGTTATTGATGGAGAATATAAAGAGGATACAAAAGAAATTCCTAAAATTGATTTAAAAACTTCTAATCCAATGACTCTAATTTTAATAATGGTTGGGGCTATTCTTCTATCACAGTATTTTTTAAAAAGTATGCCTGAAAATTATTTACTTGCAGCAGTAACAGTAACATCTTTAATTGTATTAATATTTGGATTTGTTATAATATTAACAAGTCTAATGGGGGCTTCAAGATCATCAATGAGTAATACTTTAAGTCCAATGGATTTAAAACCAGTTCTATTATATGAATGCAAAAAAAGACCTCTTGTTAGGGCAAGTGCATACAATGTAACGAGATTATTGGGAGATATTAAGCACTGTCCATTAGGTGGAAGACCTCCATTAGGAACTCCTCCACATAAGAGAATTATATTAGGAGCTATTCACGAGGCTCATAGAGGAATTTTGTATGTTGATGAAATAAAAACAATGCCCTTAGAAGTTCAAGATTATATATTAACTGCATTACAAGATAAATGTCTCCCAATTAGTGGAAGAAATCCAAACTCAAGTGGGGCAACTGTAGAAACTAATCCAATTCCATGTGATTTTATTTTAATAATGTCTGGAAATATGGATGATGTTTATAATTTAAGAGCCCCTCTATTGGATAGAATTGACTATAAAATTGTTTTAAAGAACAAAATGGATAATACCTTAGAAAATAGAGATAAGATTTTACAGTTCATTGTTCAAGAAATAAAAAATAACAATTTAAATCCAATGACTTATGATGGATGTTGTGAAGTAGTTAAAATTGCTCAATACTTAGCTGGTTCTAAGGATAAATTAACATTGAGGTTAAGATTACTTGCTAACATTATAAAAATGGCAAACGATATAGCAATGGGTAAAGAAATCGAAGAATTATTAGGAAACTTTGATGAAAAAGGTAATTACAATCCAGAGACCAAAAAAGATGAGCATAAAAAAGTATATATCACTGCTGAGCATATTAGGAAGGTGTTTGAATCTGGAATTTACAGTATGGAGAAACAGGTAGCAATAAACTACATTAAAAACTTTAAGAGATACAAACACATAGTGCCTAACGATACACCAAAAGTTGGGGTAGTATATGGATTGGCAGTTATAGGAGTTGGAGGAATTGGAGATGTAACCAAAATTATAGTCCAAATATTAGACTCAAAGAATCCAGGAACTCACTTATTAAATATATCAGGGGACATTGCAAAACACTCAATAACTTTGGCATCTGCATTATCAAAAAAACTCGTTAGTGATGGAAAACTTCCACTACCTAAGAAAGATATAGATCTAAATAATAAAGAGATTTATATCCAATTTAGTCAGTCATACTCTAAAATAGATGGAGATAGTGCTACAGCGGCTGTTTGTTTAGCAATAATATCTGCTTTATTAAATATCCCATTAAAACAAGACTTTGCTATTACTGGAAGTTTAGATTTAAATGGAAATGTATTGGCAATTGGAGGAGTTAATGAAAAGATAGAGGCGGCAAAGAAATATGGGTTCAAGAGGGTTATAATTCCAGAGGCTAATTTAATTGATGTTATAGATAGTGAGGGAATAGAAATTATTCCAGTAAAAACATTGGATGAAATAATTCCTTTGGTGTTTGACTTAGATTCTATAAAAAATACAAAAACTGAAATATCTAAAATTGCTAAATAA
- a CDS encoding AIR synthase-related protein has translation MDLEGYVRRCLKKNIPENKIIEDGFKRILEIKEDIDEEFAKKFIKAILEEVKTTEKFKEIKDDNLKNLLRYPESKVTMGKMGVGSRGEGDFFVHREIARIVKSTNVKAYVSTEEQDDAGIVKVDNSKYIVAAIDGTHSRLSDFPFLGGFHVTRAALRDVYVMGAEAVALISDIHLADDGDVGKIFDFTAGICAVSEAVNVPLIGGSTLRVGGDMVIGERLVSAVGAIGVIKEGKPTARRNAEVGDIILMTEGSGGGTITTTALYYGWFDVIYETLNVDFIKACQSLIKNNLVNKIHAMTDVTNGGLRGDAYEISKTANVSLVFDKDKVYKTINPKVLKMLEALNIDPLGVSTDSLMIICPEEYANEIKKVTGAIEVGYVEKGNESYLIEENKRIPLKPMFRESAYTPVKKVVGEKKPENFEEMKEKVRKACDEAIKKKDFVVKMLKSREKLK, from the coding sequence ATGGATTTGGAAGGATATGTTAGAAGATGTTTAAAGAAAAATATTCCTGAAAATAAAATTATTGAGGATGGATTTAAGAGAATTTTAGAGATTAAAGAAGATATTGATGAGGAATTTGCAAAAAAATTTATAAAAGCAATATTGGAAGAGGTAAAAACTACTGAAAAATTTAAGGAGATTAAGGATGATAATCTAAAAAATTTATTGAGATATCCAGAGTCAAAGGTTACAATGGGAAAAATGGGAGTTGGTAGTAGAGGAGAAGGAGATTTTTTTGTTCATAGAGAAATAGCAAGAATCGTAAAAAGTACAAATGTTAAGGCATATGTTTCAACAGAAGAACAAGATGATGCTGGAATAGTTAAAGTTGATAATTCAAAATATATAGTTGCGGCAATAGATGGAACTCATTCAAGATTGAGTGATTTCCCTTTCTTAGGAGGTTTTCATGTAACGAGAGCGGCTTTAAGGGATGTTTATGTTATGGGCGCAGAGGCTGTTGCCTTAATTAGTGATATTCATTTGGCAGATGACGGAGATGTTGGAAAAATATTTGATTTCACTGCTGGAATATGTGCTGTATCTGAAGCAGTCAATGTTCCTTTAATTGGAGGGAGCACTTTAAGAGTTGGAGGAGATATGGTTATTGGGGAAAGATTAGTTAGTGCTGTTGGTGCAATAGGTGTTATAAAAGAAGGAAAACCTACTGCCAGAAGAAATGCAGAGGTTGGAGACATTATATTGATGACAGAGGGTAGTGGTGGGGGAACAATAACAACAACCGCTTTATATTATGGATGGTTTGATGTTATTTATGAAACTTTAAATGTAGATTTTATAAAGGCGTGTCAATCTTTAATTAAAAACAATTTAGTTAATAAGATTCACGCGATGACTGATGTAACTAATGGTGGTTTAAGAGGAGATGCCTATGAAATTTCAAAGACAGCAAATGTTTCGTTAGTTTTTGATAAAGATAAAGTATATAAAACAATAAATCCAAAGGTCTTGAAAATGCTTGAAGCATTGAATATAGACCCATTAGGAGTTTCTACTGACTCATTAATGATAATTTGTCCAGAAGAATATGCCAATGAGATAAAAAAAGTTACTGGAGCCATAGAGGTTGGATATGTTGAAAAAGGGAACGAGAGTTATTTAATTGAAGAAAACAAAAGAATACCTTTAAAGCCAATGTTTAGAGAATCTGCCTATACACCAGTAAAAAAGGTTGTTGGTGAAAAAAAACCTGAAAACTTTGAAGAAATGAAAGAAAAAGTTAGAAAAGCGTGTGATGAAGCAATAAAAAAGAAGGATTTTGTGGTTAAAATGTTAAAGAGTAGAGAAAAATTAAAATAA
- a CDS encoding tryptophan--tRNA ligase — translation MELTPWETPAIIDYRKTMEQFGIKPIKDILKDLKDEHHFFRRNIILGHRDFEKIVDAIKNNKEFAVVSGMMPSGKMHFGHKMVVDLLKYYQKYTDNINIPIADLEAYWARNMSFEKTKKLALNEYITNYIALGLEPEKINVYLQSKYQKVKDLALILSKKTNWSEMSAIYGFKGETNIGHVIAPIVQVADILHPQLDENLKPEPKPVVVPVGIDQDPHIRLTRDIANRAKEFKFIPPSSTYHRFMTGLLGGKMSSSKPETAIFLTDDEETVKKKIFSAKTGGRKTLEEHKKYGGIPEECVIYELFLYHLILDDNELLEIYRKCKSGELTCGKCKKMAYEMVVKFLKELEEKRKQAKEIALKILENKY, via the coding sequence ATGGAATTAACGCCATGGGAAACACCGGCAATTATAGATTATAGAAAAACAATGGAACAGTTTGGAATAAAACCAATAAAAGATATTTTAAAAGATTTAAAAGATGAACATCATTTTTTTAGGAGAAATATTATACTCGGACATAGAGATTTTGAAAAAATAGTAGATGCAATAAAAAACAATAAAGAGTTTGCTGTAGTTAGTGGAATGATGCCCTCTGGAAAAATGCACTTTGGGCATAAGATGGTTGTTGATCTATTAAAATATTATCAAAAATACACTGACAATATAAATATTCCTATAGCAGACTTAGAGGCATACTGGGCAAGAAACATGAGTTTTGAAAAAACTAAAAAACTTGCTTTAAATGAATATATAACCAACTATATTGCCCTTGGATTGGAGCCAGAAAAAATAAATGTATATTTACAGTCAAAATATCAAAAAGTTAAAGATTTGGCTTTAATTTTATCTAAAAAAACAAATTGGAGCGAAATGAGTGCAATTTATGGATTTAAAGGAGAGACAAATATAGGACATGTGATTGCTCCAATAGTTCAAGTTGCAGATATACTACATCCTCAACTCGACGAAAATTTAAAGCCAGAACCGAAACCAGTTGTAGTTCCAGTAGGGATTGATCAAGATCCACATATAAGATTAACAAGGGATATAGCTAACAGAGCCAAAGAATTTAAATTTATTCCTCCCTCATCAACCTATCATAGATTTATGACTGGATTATTAGGAGGAAAAATGAGTTCTTCGAAGCCAGAGACAGCAATATTTTTAACTGATGACGAAGAAACTGTTAAAAAGAAAATATTTTCAGCTAAAACTGGCGGTAGAAAAACTTTGGAAGAGCATAAGAAATATGGAGGTATTCCAGAGGAATGCGTCATTTATGAATTATTTTTATACCACTTAATTTTAGATGATAATGAACTTTTGGAAATTTATAGAAAATGCAAAAGTGGAGAATTAACATGTGGAAAGTGTAAAAAAATGGCTTATGAAATGGTTGTAAAATTTTTAAAAGAATTAGAGGAAAAGAGAAAACAAGCAAAGGAAATTGCATTAAAAATATTAGAGAACAAATACTAA